In one Henriciella litoralis genomic region, the following are encoded:
- a CDS encoding VWA domain-containing protein: MGFSGTIAQFWADKRANISMIFALTLLPIIAVAGFAIDSQIGFTKKEHVQQAADSAALAAARMMQKTSDKDDIRGFAQSYFDAMSRSGSGGLTCDGLQVQLPSKDEIRVSANCSQATILTQIIGNKKLDFQVASTVVFGVSKLDVAFVFDISGSMNSHGRLADLKVAAKDAADTLLPEPGSSSSGDVRIAMVAYNSMIDAGEFFEEVTGLKKVRKYVHTEMETVEETYTDREEECGYPCISSFWGICLRYGPYQCEWKNVEKTRWVEKPVDKEYTMNSTCVYERNGDEAFTDKQPKQLQSGALVNRLPEGSYNASTDPDNPEGYLTSAYAYWHPGSRYESAGFRTVGTDCSDVAPFELSNNATQIEKYIDRLKAGGGTAGHQGIAWGWYMISDKWGNVFDYSAKPLEHDRAGVVKSIIIMTDGEFNSEFHNSQGNSFAQSKKICDAIKDDNVTVYTIAFDAPKAGKEIMEYCASGPEFAFEADNGAELLESYQQIATSISNLRIKF; encoded by the coding sequence TACTGCCAATCATTGCGGTCGCTGGCTTTGCCATCGACTCGCAGATCGGCTTCACGAAGAAAGAGCACGTCCAGCAAGCAGCCGACTCCGCCGCGCTTGCCGCAGCACGGATGATGCAAAAGACGTCAGATAAGGATGACATACGCGGCTTCGCCCAGTCATACTTTGACGCCATGTCCAGATCCGGCAGCGGCGGCCTCACTTGCGACGGTTTGCAAGTCCAGCTTCCATCAAAAGACGAAATCAGGGTCAGCGCCAACTGTAGTCAGGCGACAATCCTCACCCAGATCATTGGCAACAAGAAGCTCGATTTCCAGGTTGCATCCACTGTCGTTTTTGGCGTGAGCAAACTCGATGTCGCCTTTGTTTTCGATATTTCCGGTTCGATGAATAGTCATGGCCGGCTGGCTGATCTGAAAGTGGCTGCCAAGGACGCCGCCGACACGCTTCTGCCAGAGCCTGGCTCGTCAAGCTCTGGTGATGTTCGCATCGCCATGGTGGCCTATAATAGCATGATCGACGCTGGCGAATTCTTTGAAGAGGTCACAGGCCTCAAGAAAGTTCGCAAATACGTTCACACTGAAATGGAAACGGTTGAGGAAACCTACACCGACCGCGAAGAGGAATGCGGTTATCCGTGCATCAGTTCCTTTTGGGGAATCTGCCTTCGCTACGGCCCATATCAATGTGAGTGGAAGAACGTTGAGAAAACACGCTGGGTCGAAAAACCGGTCGATAAAGAATATACGATGAATTCGACCTGCGTCTATGAGCGCAATGGCGACGAAGCGTTCACCGATAAGCAGCCCAAGCAGCTTCAATCCGGCGCGCTGGTCAATCGCCTTCCAGAAGGCTCCTACAATGCAAGTACAGATCCGGACAATCCTGAGGGCTACCTTACTTCAGCCTATGCCTACTGGCATCCGGGTAGCCGCTATGAATCGGCCGGTTTCCGGACAGTTGGAACAGACTGCAGCGATGTCGCGCCATTCGAATTGAGCAACAACGCAACACAGATCGAGAAGTATATTGATCGTTTGAAGGCTGGCGGTGGCACAGCTGGCCACCAGGGCATTGCCTGGGGCTGGTACATGATTTCCGACAAGTGGGGCAATGTCTTCGACTACAGCGCCAAGCCGCTGGAACATGACCGCGCTGGCGTCGTCAAATCGATCATCATCATGACCGACGGCGAATTTAACTCGGAATTTCACAATTCGCAGGGCAATTCCTTTGCCCAGTCCAAGAAAATCTGTGATGCAATCAAGGACGACAACGTCACGGTCTACACGATCGCCTTCGACGCGCCTAAGGCGGGTAAGGAGATCATGGAATACTGTGCCTCCGGACCGGAGTTCGCATTTGAGGCTGATAATGGTGCAGAGCTGCTGGAGAGCTATCAGCAAATTGCAACGTCGATCTCAAACCTGCGCATCAAGTTCTGA
- a CDS encoding SspB family protein: MTDYIGYEALTRAAMRGVVREALRQTASNGAAPGEHHFYISFRTKAPGVRMADHLVERFPEEMTIVVQHQFWDLEVHDGHFEVILKFNGVPQHLSIPFAAMTRFVDPAVNFGLSFDKDEKSTGQDVVAPAMEDADSDYAAQEERPRASGDDTGSTVVSIDAFRRK; this comes from the coding sequence ATGACTGACTATATCGGATACGAAGCTCTGACGCGCGCAGCGATGCGCGGGGTCGTTCGTGAAGCGCTCCGGCAGACGGCCAGCAATGGCGCAGCCCCCGGCGAGCACCATTTCTATATCAGCTTTCGGACCAAGGCACCGGGCGTGCGTATGGCCGACCATCTGGTCGAGCGTTTCCCCGAGGAAATGACGATCGTGGTCCAGCATCAGTTCTGGGACCTCGAAGTTCATGACGGCCATTTCGAAGTCATTCTGAAATTCAACGGCGTGCCACAACACCTGTCGATCCCGTTTGCGGCGATGACCCGTTTCGTTGACCCGGCAGTGAATTTCGGCCTGTCCTTCGACAAGGACGAGAAATCCACCGGTCAGGATGTCGTCGCGCCCGCTATGGAAGACGCAGATTCCGACTACGCCGCCCAGGAAGAGCGTCCGCGCGCTTCGGGCGACGATACCGGATCGACCGTCGTCAGCATCGACGCCTTCCGCCGGAAATAG
- a CDS encoding PaaI family thioesterase, translated as MTGPVEKPRLSDAEMLARFQNSKKRPACSDTLGMHLAEVHQDEMRVVVEFTANESFANPTGAIQGGFIAAMLDEAISTNIIIASNVTMTAPTLEMKVSYLAPLFVGKATVEAKILKFGKTVCFSEARCLTPDGKLVATATATAAPKPFKRF; from the coding sequence TTGACTGGCCCAGTCGAAAAACCACGCCTCAGCGATGCCGAAATGCTGGCGCGCTTCCAGAACTCGAAAAAGCGGCCGGCCTGTTCGGATACGCTCGGCATGCATCTGGCTGAAGTCCATCAGGACGAGATGCGGGTCGTTGTCGAGTTCACGGCCAATGAGAGCTTCGCCAACCCGACAGGCGCAATCCAGGGCGGCTTCATCGCCGCCATGCTGGACGAGGCCATTTCGACCAACATCATCATCGCATCAAACGTCACGATGACGGCGCCGACGCTGGAAATGAAAGTGTCCTACCTCGCGCCGCTCTTTGTCGGCAAAGCGACGGTCGAGGCGAAAATCCTGAAATTCGGCAAGACGGTCTGCTTCTCTGAAGCGCGTTGTCTCACCCCCGACGGAAAGCTTGTCGCAACCGCCACAGCGACCGCAGCGCCGAAGCCATTCAAGCGGTTCTGA
- a CDS encoding SET domain-containing protein — MMLVPCYLAASEIEGLGVFSREPVRRGELIWRFDPRVDRMISLDSFSDADERLSDFLKRYTYIPPYDTSVCILDGDEGRYMNHSEQPNTDFSSIDAGYALFDIPAGVELTCDYREFDTTADNMMASITPLGRQLSQDVLNIAFASKSSEIRCAG; from the coding sequence ATGATGCTGGTGCCCTGTTACCTCGCCGCCTCTGAAATCGAGGGTCTTGGCGTTTTTTCTCGCGAACCTGTCAGACGTGGTGAGCTTATCTGGAGATTTGACCCGCGCGTTGATCGCATGATCTCGCTGGACAGCTTCAGCGATGCTGATGAGCGTCTGTCTGATTTCCTGAAGCGCTACACCTACATCCCGCCCTATGACACCAGCGTGTGCATTCTGGACGGCGATGAAGGTCGCTATATGAACCATAGCGAACAGCCAAACACGGACTTCTCGTCGATTGATGCCGGCTACGCGCTGTTCGACATCCCTGCCGGCGTCGAACTGACCTGCGACTATCGCGAATTCGACACAACGGCCGACAATATGATGGCCTCGATCACACCGCTTGGACGGCAGCTATCGCAGGACGTGCTGAACATTGCATTCGCAAGCAAGTCATCTGAAATCCGGTGCGCTGGCTAG
- a CDS encoding MAPEG family protein, with product MSQELLYLYGSLLILLVLIVAQAANTVITNGISYGVGPRDEPAETNAFGGRAKRAVANHMEGLALFGFAILILEVSGLNSGLSTMGAALYFWARLAYGPIYLLGVPWIRTIVWTVGLIGTLIVYYVIGVAAF from the coding sequence ATGTCTCAGGAACTTCTCTATCTCTATGGGTCTTTGCTGATCCTGCTGGTGCTGATTGTCGCGCAAGCGGCGAATACGGTCATCACAAACGGAATTAGCTACGGGGTAGGCCCCCGTGATGAGCCTGCCGAGACAAATGCGTTTGGCGGACGGGCCAAGCGGGCCGTGGCCAACCATATGGAAGGCCTCGCGCTGTTTGGCTTTGCGATCCTTATCCTCGAAGTGAGCGGCCTGAATTCCGGCCTGTCGACGATGGGCGCGGCCCTCTATTTCTGGGCACGGCTTGCCTATGGGCCGATCTATCTGCTGGGCGTTCCATGGATCCGCACAATCGTCTGGACAGTCGGCCTGATCGGCACGCTGATTGTCTATTACGTCATTGGAGTTGCCGCTTTTTAA
- a CDS encoding RusA family crossover junction endodeoxyribonuclease gives MDDWIKSGKVRGRITEDGALEVRCSGLTTQAKYYKPLLKEFFRKDFTRLRPGHGDYYVHIVMEYTGDPPWMDLDNLAKALLDSVSGNAFVDDHQVARLLVERRVGEREGIYMRVEAMD, from the coding sequence ATGGATGACTGGATCAAATCCGGCAAAGTGCGCGGCCGCATCACTGAAGACGGTGCGCTGGAAGTGCGCTGCTCTGGCCTGACGACGCAGGCGAAATACTACAAGCCGCTTCTCAAGGAGTTTTTCCGCAAGGACTTCACGCGCCTGCGGCCGGGCCATGGCGACTATTACGTGCACATCGTGATGGAATATACCGGCGATCCGCCATGGATGGATCTCGACAATCTCGCCAAGGCCTTGCTCGACAGTGTGTCCGGCAATGCGTTCGTAGATGACCATCAGGTCGCGCGCCTGCTGGTTGAGCGCCGCGTCGGCGAGCGCGAAGGCATTTATATGCGTGTCGAGGCGATGGACTGA
- a CDS encoding TonB-dependent receptor produces the protein MKSIYVCTTAIALTAIVSGPASAQETNEGELRQSTVTVTVQKREENLRDVPVAVSAIDEQFMDDLGLDEFSELARYVPGFEVQEQSPNNPGFVIRGITSDSGESNIEPRIAIFQDGVSISRSRGSIVELFDLERVEVAKGPQPTLFGRGALIGGVNIIQAKPEFDFSGQVTAGIGNYDERYLDGYVTGPIAGDKLAFRLAGRLRERDGYVESLNPDEEDFNSQDMRAVRASLAFEPSSTLRFDLIANYQEDNPSGTSFKSKAFAPLPNRSTAPWDPANLNTFGDFLGGKKLGLNREVRSVTLLGDWQISDSLSLSSISGWRDFDSLEVFDPDGFGLDLMIFAEGAKGEQYSQELRLNYDNGGRARGFVGASYFDETGEQYVPLTFDERAVQALLGGFLVPPNAPDVSQLPDINLTVFQQSGGTVIVPLKPIHNEAFTNFGDTQAVELFADGTVDVTDRLQLTAGLRYTTEDKTSGLNVELLNGPSALTGAGLFVQPSGGLISRSETFDDFTWRAAAKFELTDNVNLFANYARGRRPEVITASGSQPAAGFAILDAEIVDAIEGGIKGVFLNGDLNLDASVFYYDYTNFQTTVVQDGLIAPINAGDATAEGFETQANWLVNDAINLVASYGYNKARFEDGSFKGNKLRLSPDHTAAVSAIFTLADAGFGEVVLVPSYTWQSRVYFDNEQRDEISQDAYGLLNLKLQLNLENGYGVEAYITNVTGEDYIIDAGNTGDSFNIPTFISGTPTFFGARLSKSF, from the coding sequence ATGAAATCTATTTATGTTTGCACAACCGCGATTGCCCTGACGGCGATCGTATCCGGACCCGCGAGCGCCCAGGAAACCAATGAGGGTGAACTGCGCCAGTCTACGGTGACCGTCACCGTTCAGAAGCGTGAAGAAAACCTGCGCGACGTGCCCGTCGCCGTTTCCGCAATCGACGAGCAGTTCATGGACGATCTCGGCCTCGACGAATTCAGCGAACTTGCGCGCTACGTGCCCGGCTTCGAGGTGCAGGAGCAAAGCCCGAACAATCCGGGCTTTGTCATCCGGGGCATCACATCCGATAGCGGCGAATCCAATATCGAGCCGCGCATCGCCATCTTTCAGGACGGTGTTTCCATCTCCCGCTCTCGCGGCTCCATCGTCGAGCTTTTCGACCTTGAGCGCGTCGAAGTTGCCAAGGGCCCACAACCTACCCTGTTCGGGCGCGGCGCCTTGATCGGCGGCGTCAACATCATCCAGGCCAAGCCAGAGTTCGATTTTTCCGGCCAGGTGACAGCGGGTATCGGCAATTACGATGAGCGATATCTCGACGGCTATGTGACCGGCCCGATCGCAGGTGACAAGCTTGCTTTCCGGCTCGCTGGCCGGCTGCGTGAGCGCGACGGCTATGTCGAAAGCCTCAATCCTGACGAAGAGGATTTCAACAGCCAGGACATGCGCGCGGTCCGGGCCTCGCTCGCCTTCGAGCCAAGCTCGACGCTGCGCTTCGATCTCATTGCCAATTATCAGGAAGACAATCCCTCAGGCACCAGCTTCAAGTCGAAAGCCTTCGCCCCGCTTCCAAACCGTTCGACCGCGCCATGGGACCCTGCCAACCTCAACACATTCGGCGATTTTCTCGGCGGCAAGAAGCTAGGATTGAACCGCGAGGTACGAAGTGTGACCTTGCTGGGCGACTGGCAGATCAGTGACAGTCTCTCCCTGTCGTCGATCAGCGGCTGGCGCGACTTTGACAGCCTCGAAGTCTTTGATCCGGACGGATTCGGGCTCGACCTCATGATCTTTGCCGAAGGCGCGAAAGGCGAACAGTACAGCCAGGAGCTGCGCCTCAACTACGATAATGGCGGGCGGGCCCGCGGGTTTGTCGGTGCGAGCTATTTCGACGAGACGGGCGAGCAATACGTCCCGCTGACCTTTGACGAGCGTGCCGTGCAGGCCCTGCTCGGCGGCTTCCTTGTTCCGCCAAATGCCCCCGATGTCAGCCAGCTTCCAGACATTAACCTGACGGTGTTCCAGCAATCTGGCGGCACCGTGATTGTCCCGCTGAAGCCCATCCACAATGAGGCCTTCACCAATTTCGGGGACACCCAGGCCGTTGAACTTTTCGCAGATGGCACCGTCGATGTGACAGACCGCCTGCAACTCACCGCCGGTCTTCGCTACACAACGGAAGACAAGACGAGCGGCCTCAATGTCGAACTCTTGAACGGGCCGAGTGCACTAACCGGTGCGGGGCTGTTTGTTCAACCGTCCGGCGGTCTCATCTCACGGTCAGAAACATTTGATGATTTCACCTGGCGGGCGGCCGCCAAGTTTGAGCTGACCGACAACGTCAACCTGTTCGCCAACTATGCCCGCGGTCGCCGACCGGAAGTTATCACCGCCTCGGGCTCCCAGCCAGCGGCTGGCTTTGCGATCCTCGATGCGGAAATCGTTGATGCCATAGAAGGCGGCATCAAAGGCGTCTTCCTCAACGGCGACCTCAATTTAGATGCGTCGGTGTTCTATTACGACTACACAAATTTCCAGACGACCGTAGTCCAAGACGGCCTGATTGCGCCGATCAATGCTGGCGACGCCACGGCTGAGGGTTTCGAGACCCAGGCCAACTGGTTGGTCAATGACGCGATCAATCTTGTCGCCTCATATGGCTACAACAAGGCTCGCTTCGAGGACGGATCCTTTAAAGGCAACAAGCTTCGCCTATCGCCGGACCACACGGCAGCCGTCTCGGCGATCTTCACGCTGGCTGACGCCGGTTTCGGCGAGGTCGTCCTGGTGCCGAGCTACACTTGGCAGTCGCGCGTCTACTTCGATAATGAGCAGCGCGACGAAATCAGTCAGGACGCGTATGGTCTGCTGAACCTCAAGCTGCAGCTCAACCTCGAGAATGGCTACGGTGTCGAAGCCTACATCACCAACGTCACAGGCGAAGACTATATCATCGACGCCGGCAACACAGGTGACAGTTTCAACATCCCGACCTTCATTTCAGGCACGCCAACCTTCTTCGGGGCTCGCCTGAGCAAGTCGTTCTGA
- a CDS encoding GGDEF domain-containing protein: MSATPADMKIALKTLLLQPDHKPALIPVLISCASVALAGILASIMVLFGLNENGLLFICVTVFIGICVTIPAGYTHYLRDRRILEQRESLRILASTDSLTGTLNRRSFEALIEAQQKLMQNTGQDASVILFDIDWFKTINDTFGHVVGDQVLTKVADTARKSLRQPSDVIARWGGEEFAILLTNVTPRQAYFIADRLRQSFADTSFSEIAPGLTLTASFGVAALSSNAKLTRVLADADQALYEAKAAGRNTTRTLNTTDRMRQAV, translated from the coding sequence ATGTCTGCCACACCCGCCGACATGAAGATCGCACTCAAGACCCTCCTGCTTCAGCCGGACCACAAGCCTGCACTCATTCCAGTTTTGATAAGCTGTGCGTCCGTCGCGCTTGCGGGAATACTGGCGTCGATCATGGTTCTGTTCGGCCTCAACGAGAATGGGCTTTTGTTCATCTGCGTGACTGTCTTTATCGGCATCTGCGTCACCATCCCTGCAGGTTACACCCACTACCTACGAGACCGGCGCATTCTCGAGCAGCGCGAAAGCCTGAGAATTCTGGCATCAACGGACTCCCTTACCGGCACCCTTAACCGGCGCTCATTCGAAGCGTTGATCGAAGCTCAGCAAAAACTGATGCAGAACACCGGTCAGGATGCATCCGTCATCCTGTTTGACATCGACTGGTTCAAGACGATCAATGACACGTTCGGGCATGTTGTCGGCGACCAGGTCCTGACAAAGGTGGCTGACACCGCCCGCAAATCGCTTCGCCAGCCGAGCGATGTCATCGCCCGTTGGGGCGGTGAGGAATTCGCAATTCTGCTGACCAATGTGACACCCCGGCAGGCCTATTTTATCGCGGACCGGCTTCGCCAGTCTTTTGCCGATACCAGTTTCTCAGAGATCGCGCCGGGTTTGACGCTCACGGCCAGTTTCGGCGTTGCGGCGCTGTCTTCTAACGCGAAATTGACACGTGTGTTGGCCGATGCAGATCAGGCATTGTACGAAGCCAAAGCTGCGGGGCGCAACACCACACGGACGCTCAACACCACAGATCGTATGCGGCAGGCCGTCTAA
- a CDS encoding pentapeptide repeat-containing protein yields MSKPKDLQDWLGLKKSTDYAAVAWLGPIVCALAILLLLTGVAMIIATIFLLFITMLGAEVDLGINRSEGIRNYGLVLAALLGAPFIVWRSVVAAEQSKTAAEALFNDKVNSAAQGLVSRHQVSCKDITSGERYVEWQDDLVARSAAIDRLEGLAFERPDASVRVVRLLANYVRGNFPCLSKQPTPNFASRPLPRMDMERAIASIGRVLPLAAQYDSSEWRLDLKDCNFDGVHFSEGCFRAVNFGRSRFEGAVLASANFEGCIFVDCLLNFADFRRANFRGANMDRIVLEKCNGVFGFAGADIEGVTFVGANLLGLSYLGPKNVVQKTFGNADTKVSAPVSRRMLNSTDWNEAHLFMHFAEDDELDTHNRDLVNRLKQSGFLHWAPYSSDDLALGEMINKFYKELNMNVWPYWEYG; encoded by the coding sequence TTGAGTAAGCCTAAAGACCTCCAAGACTGGTTGGGTTTGAAGAAGTCCACTGACTACGCTGCAGTAGCGTGGCTTGGCCCTATTGTTTGTGCGTTGGCCATACTACTGCTCTTGACGGGCGTTGCGATGATCATCGCAACGATTTTTCTATTATTTATAACAATGCTCGGAGCTGAAGTTGATCTCGGTATCAACCGAAGTGAAGGCATTAGAAATTACGGTCTGGTTCTAGCAGCGTTGCTAGGTGCTCCATTCATCGTTTGGCGCTCGGTTGTGGCCGCAGAACAATCCAAAACCGCAGCAGAGGCTCTTTTCAATGATAAAGTTAACTCGGCCGCACAAGGTTTGGTCTCTCGGCATCAAGTAAGCTGCAAAGATATTACGAGCGGTGAACGATACGTGGAATGGCAGGACGATTTGGTGGCTCGATCAGCCGCAATTGACCGATTAGAAGGCTTGGCCTTTGAGCGCCCTGATGCCTCAGTAAGGGTCGTGCGCTTGCTAGCAAATTATGTTCGCGGAAACTTTCCATGTTTGAGCAAACAACCTACGCCGAACTTTGCTAGTCGCCCCCTCCCCCGGATGGATATGGAGAGGGCGATCGCTTCAATTGGTAGAGTGCTTCCCCTAGCTGCACAGTACGATAGCTCAGAGTGGCGATTAGATCTAAAGGATTGCAACTTTGACGGCGTTCATTTCTCGGAGGGGTGCTTTAGGGCGGTCAATTTTGGACGCTCTCGATTCGAAGGGGCTGTCTTAGCTTCCGCGAATTTTGAGGGCTGCATTTTTGTAGATTGCTTACTTAATTTCGCCGACTTCCGCCGCGCCAATTTTAGAGGCGCCAATATGGATCGCATCGTACTCGAGAAATGTAATGGCGTGTTTGGGTTTGCTGGCGCGGACATCGAGGGGGTAACCTTTGTTGGAGCGAACTTACTAGGGTTGAGTTATTTGGGACCTAAAAATGTCGTCCAGAAAACGTTTGGGAACGCAGATACGAAAGTTTCCGCCCCCGTCAGCCGAAGAATGTTAAATTCGACCGATTGGAACGAGGCTCACCTGTTCATGCATTTTGCTGAAGACGACGAGCTGGACACACATAATCGAGATTTGGTTAATAGACTCAAGCAATCAGGATTTTTGCACTGGGCGCCTTATAGTTCTGACGATCTTGCATTAGGAGAGATGATCAATAAGTTCTACAAAGAGTTGAACATGAATGTTTGGCCATATTGGGAATATGGCTGA
- the hemH gene encoding ferrochelatase yields MPDTRTALSAQRPPHAPADHPVVSQGKTGVLLVNLGTPDGTDYWSMRRYLSEFLSDRRVIELTPLLWQPILQGPILTFRPKKSGRAYEKVWMEEGSPLLVYTKRQAEKLAARIGHENLIVDFAMNYGNPSIASKIEKLKDEGCDRIAVVALYPQYSATTTASVYDRTFAALKKMRWQPAVRTAPPFCEHPAYVQALSDSIQQHISGLDFVPERVLMSYHGLPKSYLDKGDPYHCQCYKTTRLVAEKLGWDSDFAMTTFQSRFGPMEWLQPYTDKTLEALPGEGVKKLVVVSPAFVSDCLETLEEIAMEGRDGFMEAGGTHFSVAPCLNDTDHAIDLLETLVARELAGWTNLQT; encoded by the coding sequence ATGCCAGATACTCGAACCGCGCTCAGCGCGCAGAGACCGCCACATGCACCGGCTGATCATCCGGTTGTGTCGCAGGGCAAGACCGGCGTTCTGCTGGTCAATCTCGGCACGCCTGACGGGACCGATTACTGGTCGATGCGACGCTATCTGTCGGAATTCCTGTCTGACCGGCGTGTGATTGAGCTGACGCCGCTCCTCTGGCAGCCCATCCTGCAGGGGCCGATCCTGACCTTCCGGCCGAAGAAATCCGGCCGCGCTTATGAGAAGGTCTGGATGGAAGAGGGCTCTCCGCTTCTGGTCTATACCAAACGCCAGGCCGAGAAGCTTGCCGCGCGCATCGGACACGAAAACCTGATCGTCGATTTTGCGATGAATTACGGCAATCCGTCGATCGCGTCGAAAATCGAGAAGCTGAAAGATGAGGGGTGTGACCGTATCGCTGTGGTCGCGCTCTATCCGCAATATTCGGCAACCACGACAGCGAGCGTTTACGACCGGACATTTGCTGCGCTGAAGAAGATGCGCTGGCAGCCAGCGGTCCGCACAGCCCCGCCATTCTGCGAGCATCCGGCTTATGTCCAGGCGCTTTCAGACTCGATCCAGCAGCATATTTCCGGGCTGGATTTTGTACCTGAGCGCGTCTTGATGAGCTATCACGGGCTGCCGAAATCCTATCTCGACAAGGGCGATCCGTATCATTGCCAGTGCTACAAGACGACCCGGCTCGTCGCTGAAAAGCTGGGCTGGGACAGCGATTTTGCGATGACGACATTCCAGAGCCGGTTTGGCCCGATGGAATGGCTACAGCCTTACACGGACAAGACCCTTGAAGCGCTGCCAGGTGAGGGCGTGAAAAAGCTGGTTGTTGTGTCGCCAGCCTTTGTCTCTGATTGTCTGGAGACGCTGGAGGAAATTGCGATGGAGGGCCGCGACGGCTTCATGGAAGCAGGCGGAACGCATTTCTCTGTGGCGCCATGCCTGAACGACACTGACCACGCCATTGACCTGCTTGAAACGCTGGTCGCCCGCGAGCTGGCAGGTTGGACGAATTTGCAGACCTAG
- the fumC gene encoding class II fumarate hydratase, which yields MGIFGDKQPKPRTETDTMGPVEVPGDKYWGAQAERSLGNFKIGWEKQPEPIVRALGIVKKAAAETNMALGKLDPKLGAAIIQAADEVIEGKLNEHFPLVVWQTGSGTQSNMNANEVISNRAIEILGGEMGSKKPVHPNDHCNMSQSSNDTFPTAMHIACAEEVSHRLIPALQQLHKALNDKAEAWKDIIKIGRTHTQDATPVTLGQEFSGYATQLKNGIERIESTLPKLMELAQGGTAVGTGLASPEGFDTMVAEKIAQITGLQFKTAPNKFEALAAHDAMVFGHGAIHTVAMSCFKIANDIRFLGSGPRSGLGELALPENEPGSSIMPGKVNPTQCEAMTQVCAHIHGNNAAIAFAGSQGQFELNVFNPMMAYNFLQSVRLLADAAVSFTDNCVVGIEPRLDNIERGLKNSLMLVTPLKEKYGYDRAAKIAKTAHKNGTTLREEAIKDGIPEEDFDAIVDPSKMISPG from the coding sequence ATGGGCATTTTTGGCGACAAGCAGCCGAAACCACGCACCGAAACTGACACAATGGGGCCAGTTGAAGTCCCCGGTGACAAGTATTGGGGGGCCCAGGCAGAGCGCTCACTTGGCAATTTCAAGATCGGCTGGGAAAAACAGCCAGAGCCGATCGTCCGCGCCCTCGGCATCGTGAAGAAAGCCGCCGCCGAAACCAATATGGCGCTCGGCAAGCTCGACCCGAAGCTCGGCGCCGCCATCATCCAGGCGGCGGACGAGGTGATCGAAGGCAAGCTCAACGAACATTTCCCGCTCGTTGTCTGGCAGACCGGGTCCGGCACCCAGTCCAACATGAACGCCAATGAAGTGATCTCCAATCGCGCCATTGAGATCCTCGGCGGCGAGATGGGCTCGAAAAAGCCCGTCCACCCGAACGATCACTGCAACATGTCGCAGTCCTCGAACGACACCTTCCCGACCGCGATGCACATTGCCTGCGCCGAGGAAGTCAGCCACCGTCTCATCCCTGCCCTGCAACAGCTCCACAAGGCGCTGAATGACAAGGCAGAGGCCTGGAAAGACATCATCAAGATCGGCCGCACGCACACGCAGGACGCCACACCCGTCACGCTCGGCCAGGAATTCTCCGGCTATGCGACGCAGCTGAAGAACGGCATTGAGCGGATCGAGAGCACGCTGCCCAAGCTGATGGAACTGGCCCAAGGCGGCACGGCCGTCGGCACCGGCCTTGCCTCACCTGAAGGCTTCGATACCATGGTAGCCGAGAAGATCGCCCAGATTACTGGCCTCCAATTCAAGACCGCTCCGAACAAGTTCGAAGCGCTCGCCGCGCATGACGCGATGGTGTTCGGTCATGGCGCGATCCACACGGTCGCCATGTCCTGCTTCAAGATCGCCAATGACATCCGCTTCCTCGGCTCAGGCCCACGCTCGGGCCTCGGTGAGCTCGCCCTGCCAGAGAACGAGCCGGGCAGCTCGATCATGCCGGGTAAGGTCAACCCGACCCAGTGCGAGGCGATGACGCAGGTGTGCGCGCACATTCACGGCAACAATGCCGCGATTGCCTTTGCCGGCAGCCAGGGCCAATTTGAGCTCAACGTCTTCAATCCGATGATGGCCTACAACTTCCTGCAATCGGTCCGCCTGCTGGCAGACGCTGCGGTGTCCTTCACCGACAATTGCGTCGTCGGCATTGAGCCACGCCTCGACAATATCGAACGCGGCCTCAAAAACTCCCTGATGCTGGTCACCCCGCTGAAGGAAAAATACGGCTATGACCGCGCCGCCAAGATCGCCAAGACCGCCCACAAGAACGGGACGACCTTGCGCGAAGAAGCCATCAAGGACGGCATCCCCGAAGAGGATTTCGACGCCATCGTTGACCCGAGCAAGATGATCTCGCCGGGGTGA